A genome region from Deinococcus betulae includes the following:
- a CDS encoding reverse transcriptase domain-containing protein, with translation MQTKDDLANALGISKSKLTYFAYAVSDKRKYVSFYVKKRSGGKRVIHAPNRGLKAIQRSLAILLSEIYQPSNPHCNHGFGRNRDIITNAQSHIGRRYLFKCDLKDFYPSINGARIFGVLTAAPFNFSDEVAHLIAMLSTKDGALPQGAPTSPVLSNIIIRKLDRKMMNFAKSSGGLYTRYADDITISYRTISMTRSAIDSDGNISDRLRHIIEHEDFTLNESKTRLLTKRNRQIVTGVVINEKLNVKRGYIRDLRNLIYILVRYGESDAVNAYNKHHLFDKSAKDIKRVIEGRIKFLERVRGREDAVVLKLIGMYQQHDKGFRTDKAPPYDDNKIETFKVRLLAEGKTDYKHLQIAFEFFAESNLYPSLDLNLEPHPDIEGIKHLEAHVKVLEKVTLEHLHIAIYDSDDKTINERYANGPKQLGSDLYGFTLPRPGHLPADQPFCIEMLYTPKDLTTPDENGRRIFLIDEFDRNTNHHKQDKRITTNNKSWDKLIIDDKVFRLDENHNIESINLSKAAFASFIEKRKTAGDPPDLHAFKAIFDMIDKIARTYYGKNTSELGEKIDIIKT, from the coding sequence ATGCAAACCAAAGATGATTTAGCTAATGCGCTGGGCATCTCAAAATCTAAACTGACGTACTTTGCTTATGCCGTATCAGATAAGAGAAAGTACGTCAGTTTCTACGTAAAAAAGAGGTCTGGCGGGAAGCGGGTAATACATGCACCGAATCGCGGTCTAAAAGCCATACAGAGATCATTAGCGATCCTTCTGAGCGAGATATATCAGCCTTCGAATCCTCATTGCAATCATGGTTTCGGGAGAAATAGGGACATCATAACTAACGCACAGAGCCATATAGGCAGAAGGTACTTATTTAAATGCGATTTGAAAGACTTTTACCCTTCTATTAACGGCGCACGCATTTTTGGCGTATTAACTGCCGCTCCGTTTAATTTTAGCGATGAGGTAGCTCACCTCATTGCAATGCTCTCGACCAAAGACGGTGCTCTTCCTCAAGGTGCGCCAACTTCCCCTGTTCTGTCTAACATAATTATTAGGAAGCTAGATAGGAAAATGATGAATTTTGCTAAGAGTAGCGGAGGTCTATATACGAGATATGCCGACGATATAACTATATCTTACCGCACCATCTCAATGACACGAAGCGCCATAGATTCAGACGGAAATATATCGGATAGACTGAGACACATTATAGAGCATGAGGATTTCACATTAAACGAAAGTAAGACACGACTACTCACTAAAAGGAATAGGCAGATAGTAACCGGAGTGGTCATCAATGAGAAATTGAACGTCAAGAGAGGCTACATAAGAGACCTCAGGAATCTGATATATATACTGGTGCGCTACGGTGAGTCGGATGCAGTCAATGCTTACAACAAACACCACTTATTTGATAAGAGTGCAAAAGATATAAAAAGAGTGATTGAGGGGAGAATAAAGTTTCTGGAAAGAGTTAGGGGAAGAGAGGATGCAGTTGTTTTGAAGCTCATAGGAATGTACCAGCAGCACGACAAAGGCTTCCGCACTGACAAGGCTCCACCATACGACGATAACAAGATCGAAACTTTTAAAGTGAGGCTACTCGCGGAAGGAAAAACCGACTATAAACATCTTCAAATAGCATTTGAATTCTTTGCAGAGAGTAATTTATATCCTTCGCTCGATCTTAATTTGGAGCCTCATCCAGATATAGAGGGAATTAAGCATCTTGAGGCACACGTTAAAGTTTTAGAGAAGGTAACATTGGAGCATCTCCATATTGCTATATATGATTCTGATGATAAGACAATAAACGAAAGATACGCAAACGGGCCAAAGCAGCTTGGGAGCGACCTCTATGGATTTACTTTGCCACGACCAGGACACCTCCCCGCCGATCAGCCATTCTGTATTGAGATGTTATATACACCAAAGGACTTAACAACTCCCGATGAAAATGGTAGAAGAATCTTCTTAATAGATGAATTTGATAGGAATACGAATCACCATAAACAAGACAAAAGGATTACCACTAATAATAAGTCATGGGATAAATTGATTATTGATGACAAGGTTTTTAGATTAGATGAGAATCATAACATCGAGAGTATAAATTTGTCCAAAGCGGCTTTTGCATCATTTATAGAAAAGCGAAAGACTGCAGGCGATCCACCAGATCTACATGCTTTTAAAGCAATCTTCGATATGATAGATAAGATCGCCAGAACTTACTATGGAAAAAACACCTCTGAATTAGGCGAGAAGATTGATATTATCAAAACTTAA
- the purF gene encoding amidophosphoribosyltransferase has product MIFDPVTDKPQDECGVFGLYSPEANDLAWLTYLGLFALQHRGQEAAGMCVSDGERFHVEKDLGLVTQVFDERRLDSVRLANARVSIGHVRYSTTGSNLRFNAQPLTTRTNKGILGLAHNGNFVNAREVRNAMLMQGALFQTTNDSEVMLNLIAREADLDLIEATAAAMKELKGGFACVLMSRTQLLGFRDPNGVRPLVIGQRDDGAYAIASEPCALYAVGARLLRDVLPGELVWVDRSGLHSLMVQPRQPTPCAFEWIYFARSDSQLDGVDSHESRIRMGHQLAKEHPVDADIVVPVPDSGIGAAIGYARESGIPFDYGLYKNPYAGRTFIAPTQEARELKVKMKLSPTSAVRGKRVVLVDDSIVRGTTSRQIVNLLREAGATEVHFRVSSPPIKHPCFYGIDTAARKELVASTHSIEEIRELIGADTLTFISEQGIREAVSGPGLCLACFNGEYPAGTPLLNDVDKLALEV; this is encoded by the coding sequence ATGATTTTTGACCCCGTCACCGACAAACCCCAGGACGAATGCGGCGTGTTTGGCCTGTACTCGCCCGAAGCCAACGACCTGGCCTGGCTGACCTACCTGGGGCTGTTCGCCCTGCAGCACCGGGGCCAGGAGGCGGCGGGGATGTGCGTCTCGGACGGCGAGCGCTTTCATGTGGAAAAGGACCTGGGGCTGGTCACCCAGGTGTTCGACGAGCGCCGCCTGGACAGCGTGCGGCTGGCGAACGCCCGCGTGAGCATTGGGCACGTGCGCTACAGCACCACGGGCAGCAACCTGCGCTTTAACGCCCAGCCGCTGACGACCCGCACCAACAAGGGCATTCTGGGACTGGCCCACAACGGCAACTTCGTGAATGCCCGCGAAGTCCGCAACGCGATGCTGATGCAGGGCGCACTGTTTCAGACCACCAACGACAGCGAAGTGATGCTGAACCTGATTGCGCGCGAAGCCGACCTGGATCTGATTGAGGCCACCGCCGCCGCCATGAAGGAACTGAAAGGCGGCTTTGCCTGCGTGCTGATGAGCCGCACGCAACTGCTGGGCTTCCGCGACCCTAATGGCGTGCGGCCCCTGGTGATTGGCCAACGGGACGACGGCGCCTACGCTATTGCCAGCGAACCCTGCGCCCTGTACGCGGTGGGCGCCCGCCTGCTGCGCGACGTGCTGCCCGGCGAACTGGTCTGGGTGGACCGCAGCGGCCTGCATTCCCTGATGGTGCAGCCCCGCCAGCCGACGCCCTGCGCCTTCGAGTGGATTTACTTTGCCCGCAGTGACAGCCAGCTGGACGGCGTGGATAGCCACGAGAGCCGCATTCGCATGGGGCATCAGCTGGCCAAGGAACACCCCGTGGACGCCGATATTGTGGTGCCGGTGCCCGACAGCGGCATTGGCGCGGCTATTGGCTACGCACGCGAAAGCGGGATTCCCTTTGATTACGGCCTATACAAGAACCCGTATGCGGGCCGCACCTTCATTGCCCCCACCCAGGAGGCGCGCGAGCTGAAGGTGAAGATGAAACTCTCGCCCACCAGCGCCGTGCGGGGCAAACGGGTGGTGCTGGTGGACGACTCCATCGTGCGCGGCACGACCAGCCGCCAGATCGTGAACCTGCTGCGGGAAGCGGGCGCGACGGAAGTGCATTTCCGGGTGAGCAGCCCGCCCATCAAGCACCCGTGCTTTTACGGCATTGACACCGCTGCCCGTAAAGAACTGGTGGCGAGCACCCACAGCATCGAGGAAATCCGCGAGTTGATTGGGGCCGACACCCTGACCTTTATCAGTGAGCAGGGCATTCGGGAAGCGGTGAGTGGGCCGGGGTTGTGCCTGGCGTGTTTTAACGGGGAATATCCGGCAGGGACGCCATTGCTGAATGATGTGGATAAGCTGGCTCTGGAAGTTTGA